A single Cucumis melo cultivar AY chromosome 4, USDA_Cmelo_AY_1.0, whole genome shotgun sequence DNA region contains:
- the LOC103499226 gene encoding GEM-like protein 2 isoform X4, with protein MWEVLDRCGKRFEDCSKTVEAAADGVWNHMKLSSSVTDAAMARLHQGTKLLTEGGYKKVFQQTFGFVDGDKYLDCFACYLSTSSGPVNGTLYISTKRVAFCSAFPLCYYPSPGQPQWILYKMVIAVDQVEKINASSNPMDPSQKYIQLITWDSHEFWFMGFISYNKALKTLTNTLQRSRA; from the exons ATGTGGGAAGTGTTGGATCGGTGTGGGAAGAGGTTTGAAGATTGTTCTAAGACGGTAGAGGCTGCAGCAGATGGCGTCTGGAATCACA TGAAACTTAGTTCTAGTGTCACTGATGCGGCCATGGCCAGGCTTCATCAAGGGACGAAGTTGCTCACTGAAGGTGGCTATAAAAAAGTATTCCAGCAGACGTTTGGCTTCGTTGATGGAGACAAATACTTGGATTGCTTTGCTTGCTATCTGTCCACTTCCTCTGGGCCTGTGAATGGGACTCTTTACATATCCACAAAAAGAGTGGCCTTTTGTAGTGCGTTTCCTCTTTGTTATTATCCATCGCCTGGCCAGCCACAGTGGATTCTTTATAAG ATGGTGATAGCGGTTGATCAGGTGGAAAAAATCAATGCTTCTTCAAATCCTATGGATCCTTCACAAAAATATATCCAACTAATCACGTGGGACTCTCATGAATTTTGGTTCATGGGATTCATATCATATAATAAGGCTCTCAAGACTTTAACTAATACATTGCAGCGATCACGTGCCTAG
- the LOC103499226 gene encoding GEM-like protein 2 isoform X3: MLVYINIYKMWEVLDRCGKRFEDCSKTVEAAADGVWNHMKLSSSVTDAAMARLHQGTKLLTEGGYKKVFQQTFGFVDGDKYLDCFACYLSTSSGPVNGTLYISTKRVAFCSAFPLCYYPSPGQPQWILYKMVIAVDQVEKINASSNPMDPSQKYIQLITWDSHEFWFMGFISYNKALKTLTNTLQRSRA; encoded by the exons ATGCTTGTTTATATTAATATCT ATAAGATGTGGGAAGTGTTGGATCGGTGTGGGAAGAGGTTTGAAGATTGTTCTAAGACGGTAGAGGCTGCAGCAGATGGCGTCTGGAATCACA TGAAACTTAGTTCTAGTGTCACTGATGCGGCCATGGCCAGGCTTCATCAAGGGACGAAGTTGCTCACTGAAGGTGGCTATAAAAAAGTATTCCAGCAGACGTTTGGCTTCGTTGATGGAGACAAATACTTGGATTGCTTTGCTTGCTATCTGTCCACTTCCTCTGGGCCTGTGAATGGGACTCTTTACATATCCACAAAAAGAGTGGCCTTTTGTAGTGCGTTTCCTCTTTGTTATTATCCATCGCCTGGCCAGCCACAGTGGATTCTTTATAAG ATGGTGATAGCGGTTGATCAGGTGGAAAAAATCAATGCTTCTTCAAATCCTATGGATCCTTCACAAAAATATATCCAACTAATCACGTGGGACTCTCATGAATTTTGGTTCATGGGATTCATATCATATAATAAGGCTCTCAAGACTTTAACTAATACATTGCAGCGATCACGTGCCTAG
- the LOC103499226 gene encoding GEM-like protein 2 isoform X2, whose protein sequence is MDTIFTMSNCLDSQENHYVQCSSASTSPNGKYKMWEVLDRCGKRFEDCSKTVEAAADGVWNHMKLSSSVTDAAMARLHQGTKLLTEGGYKKVFQQTFGFVDGDKYLDCFACYLSTSSGPVNGTLYISTKRVAFCSAFPLCYYPSPGQPQWILYKMVIAVDQVEKINASSNPMDPSQKYIQLITWDSHEFWFMGFISYNKALKTLTNTLQRSRA, encoded by the exons ATGGACACAATCTTCACCATGAGCAATTGCCTTGACTCTCAAGAGAACCACTATGTTCAGTGTTCCTCTGCTTCCACATCTCCAAATGGGAAAT ATAAGATGTGGGAAGTGTTGGATCGGTGTGGGAAGAGGTTTGAAGATTGTTCTAAGACGGTAGAGGCTGCAGCAGATGGCGTCTGGAATCACA TGAAACTTAGTTCTAGTGTCACTGATGCGGCCATGGCCAGGCTTCATCAAGGGACGAAGTTGCTCACTGAAGGTGGCTATAAAAAAGTATTCCAGCAGACGTTTGGCTTCGTTGATGGAGACAAATACTTGGATTGCTTTGCTTGCTATCTGTCCACTTCCTCTGGGCCTGTGAATGGGACTCTTTACATATCCACAAAAAGAGTGGCCTTTTGTAGTGCGTTTCCTCTTTGTTATTATCCATCGCCTGGCCAGCCACAGTGGATTCTTTATAAG ATGGTGATAGCGGTTGATCAGGTGGAAAAAATCAATGCTTCTTCAAATCCTATGGATCCTTCACAAAAATATATCCAACTAATCACGTGGGACTCTCATGAATTTTGGTTCATGGGATTCATATCATATAATAAGGCTCTCAAGACTTTAACTAATACATTGCAGCGATCACGTGCCTAG
- the LOC103499226 gene encoding GEM-like protein 2 isoform X1 encodes MDTIFTMSNCLDSQENHYVQCSSASTSPNGKCLLFSTLNVFVKTPQWYLYRFFFFFCICPIDKMWEVLDRCGKRFEDCSKTVEAAADGVWNHMKLSSSVTDAAMARLHQGTKLLTEGGYKKVFQQTFGFVDGDKYLDCFACYLSTSSGPVNGTLYISTKRVAFCSAFPLCYYPSPGQPQWILYKMVIAVDQVEKINASSNPMDPSQKYIQLITWDSHEFWFMGFISYNKALKTLTNTLQRSRA; translated from the exons ATGGACACAATCTTCACCATGAGCAATTGCCTTGACTCTCAAGAGAACCACTATGTTCAGTGTTCCTCTGCTTCCACATCTCCAAATGGGAAATGTTTGCTTTTTTCTACACTTAATGTGTTTGTAAAAACTCCTCAGTGGTACTTAtaccgtttttttttttttttttgcatatgtCCAATAGATAAGATGTGGGAAGTGTTGGATCGGTGTGGGAAGAGGTTTGAAGATTGTTCTAAGACGGTAGAGGCTGCAGCAGATGGCGTCTGGAATCACA TGAAACTTAGTTCTAGTGTCACTGATGCGGCCATGGCCAGGCTTCATCAAGGGACGAAGTTGCTCACTGAAGGTGGCTATAAAAAAGTATTCCAGCAGACGTTTGGCTTCGTTGATGGAGACAAATACTTGGATTGCTTTGCTTGCTATCTGTCCACTTCCTCTGGGCCTGTGAATGGGACTCTTTACATATCCACAAAAAGAGTGGCCTTTTGTAGTGCGTTTCCTCTTTGTTATTATCCATCGCCTGGCCAGCCACAGTGGATTCTTTATAAG ATGGTGATAGCGGTTGATCAGGTGGAAAAAATCAATGCTTCTTCAAATCCTATGGATCCTTCACAAAAATATATCCAACTAATCACGTGGGACTCTCATGAATTTTGGTTCATGGGATTCATATCATATAATAAGGCTCTCAAGACTTTAACTAATACATTGCAGCGATCACGTGCCTAG
- the LOC103499226 gene encoding GEM-like protein 2 isoform X5 has protein sequence MDTIFTMSNCLDSQENHYVQCSSASTSPNGKYKMWEVLDRCGKRFEDCSKTVEAAADGVWNHMKLSSSVTDAAMARLHQGTKLLTEGGYKKVFQQTFGFVDGDKYLDCFACYLSTSSGPVNGTLYISTKRVAFCSAFPLCYYPSPGQPQWILYKSTTN, from the exons ATGGACACAATCTTCACCATGAGCAATTGCCTTGACTCTCAAGAGAACCACTATGTTCAGTGTTCCTCTGCTTCCACATCTCCAAATGGGAAAT ATAAGATGTGGGAAGTGTTGGATCGGTGTGGGAAGAGGTTTGAAGATTGTTCTAAGACGGTAGAGGCTGCAGCAGATGGCGTCTGGAATCACA TGAAACTTAGTTCTAGTGTCACTGATGCGGCCATGGCCAGGCTTCATCAAGGGACGAAGTTGCTCACTGAAGGTGGCTATAAAAAAGTATTCCAGCAGACGTTTGGCTTCGTTGATGGAGACAAATACTTGGATTGCTTTGCTTGCTATCTGTCCACTTCCTCTGGGCCTGTGAATGGGACTCTTTACATATCCACAAAAAGAGTGGCCTTTTGTAGTGCGTTTCCTCTTTGTTATTATCCATCGCCTGGCCAGCCACAGTGGATTCTTTATAAG TCGACTACAAATtga
- the LOC103499227 gene encoding GEM-like protein 2 isoform X1: MAPRHVTSTSLCTLSLLEIRNAEEIGSGMHWVAAGRCWKVMEKWQGKLLKTFGITVVKVSPSIGDVAKARFVQGTKLLAEGGPERLFHHTFGVVPGEKYLHSYACYLATPTGPVNGTLYISTKRLAFCSESPLYYSSSPPGQSEWLYYKVVIELNRVANLRPSPNLLDPSEKDIHLVTKDGHEFWFLGFLSFSRALKNLNEALKGSSP, translated from the exons ATGGCACCCCGACACGTCACGTCGACATCACTTTGCACACTCTCCCTATTAGAAATTAGAAACGCGGAG GAGATAGGGTCTGGGATGCATTGGGTCGCTGCGGGAAGATGTTGGAAGGTTATGGAAAAATGGCAGGGGAAGCTGCTGAAAACGTTTGGCATCAcagttg TAAAAGTTAGTCCTAGCATTGGTGATGTTGCAAAGGCCAGGTTTGTTCAAGGAACGAAATTACTTGCTGAAGGAGGACCCGAAAGATTATTCCACCATACATTTGGTGTTGTTCCTGGAGAAAAATACTTGCACTCATATGCTTGCTATTTGGCAACTCCCACTGGTCCTGTGAATGGGACTCTTTACATATCCACAAAAAGATTGGCTTTCTGTAGTGAATCCCCTCTTTATTATTCTTCATCTCCTCCTGGGCAGTCAGAGTGGCTCTATTACAAG GTGGTGATAGAGCTGAATCGGGTGGCAAATTTACGGCCTTCTCCAAATCTTCTCGACCCATCTGAAAAAGACATTCATTTAGTCACTAAAGATGGGCATGAATTCTGGTTCCTGGGGTTTTTATCGTTCAGCAGGGCTCTAAAGAACTTAAATGAGGCATTAAAGGGATCCTCTCCCTAG
- the LOC103499227 gene encoding GEM-like protein 1 isoform X3, with protein sequence MLEGYGKMAGEAAENVWHHIKVSPSIGDVAKARFVQGTKLLAEGGPERLFHHTFGVVPGEKYLHSYACYLATPTGPVNGTLYISTKRLAFCSESPLYYSSSPPGQSEWLYYKVVIELNRVANLRPSPNLLDPSEKDIHLVTKDGHEFWFLGFLSFSRALKNLNEALKGSSP encoded by the exons ATGTTGGAAGGTTATGGAAAAATGGCAGGGGAAGCTGCTGAAAACGTTTGGCATCAca TAAAAGTTAGTCCTAGCATTGGTGATGTTGCAAAGGCCAGGTTTGTTCAAGGAACGAAATTACTTGCTGAAGGAGGACCCGAAAGATTATTCCACCATACATTTGGTGTTGTTCCTGGAGAAAAATACTTGCACTCATATGCTTGCTATTTGGCAACTCCCACTGGTCCTGTGAATGGGACTCTTTACATATCCACAAAAAGATTGGCTTTCTGTAGTGAATCCCCTCTTTATTATTCTTCATCTCCTCCTGGGCAGTCAGAGTGGCTCTATTACAAG GTGGTGATAGAGCTGAATCGGGTGGCAAATTTACGGCCTTCTCCAAATCTTCTCGACCCATCTGAAAAAGACATTCATTTAGTCACTAAAGATGGGCATGAATTCTGGTTCCTGGGGTTTTTATCGTTCAGCAGGGCTCTAAAGAACTTAAATGAGGCATTAAAGGGATCCTCTCCCTAG
- the LOC103499227 gene encoding GEM-like protein 1 isoform X2, which translates to MAKSNPYIQHTPFSSPSPQPGKRDRVWDALGRCGKMLEGYGKMAGEAAENVWHHIKVSPSIGDVAKARFVQGTKLLAEGGPERLFHHTFGVVPGEKYLHSYACYLATPTGPVNGTLYISTKRLAFCSESPLYYSSSPPGQSEWLYYKVVIELNRVANLRPSPNLLDPSEKDIHLVTKDGHEFWFLGFLSFSRALKNLNEALKGSSP; encoded by the exons ATGGCCAAATCTAATCCCTATATTCAACACACTCCTTTCTCATCCCCATCTCCTCAACCTGGCAAAA GAGATAGGGTCTGGGATGCATTGGGTCGCTGCGGGAAGATGTTGGAAGGTTATGGAAAAATGGCAGGGGAAGCTGCTGAAAACGTTTGGCATCAca TAAAAGTTAGTCCTAGCATTGGTGATGTTGCAAAGGCCAGGTTTGTTCAAGGAACGAAATTACTTGCTGAAGGAGGACCCGAAAGATTATTCCACCATACATTTGGTGTTGTTCCTGGAGAAAAATACTTGCACTCATATGCTTGCTATTTGGCAACTCCCACTGGTCCTGTGAATGGGACTCTTTACATATCCACAAAAAGATTGGCTTTCTGTAGTGAATCCCCTCTTTATTATTCTTCATCTCCTCCTGGGCAGTCAGAGTGGCTCTATTACAAG GTGGTGATAGAGCTGAATCGGGTGGCAAATTTACGGCCTTCTCCAAATCTTCTCGACCCATCTGAAAAAGACATTCATTTAGTCACTAAAGATGGGCATGAATTCTGGTTCCTGGGGTTTTTATCGTTCAGCAGGGCTCTAAAGAACTTAAATGAGGCATTAAAGGGATCCTCTCCCTAG